A stretch of DNA from Microbacterium croceum:
ACCGGGTTCGCCATCAGCACCGGGGAGCATTCGCTGAGCCCGTAGCCTTCGACGAGGTAGCCGTGGGTCGCCTTCTCGAACGGTACGACGAGCTCGTGCGGCAGCGCCATGGCACCGGAGATCGCGACCTCGACACCCGCCAGCGACACGCCCTTCTGCGTTGCGGCGGCGAGCAGGCGGTCGGCAATCGGGGGCACGAGCGGCAGGAACGTCGCCGGGTGCTTCTTCATCACGTCGAGCACCAGATCGGGGTCGAACTTCGGGAACAGCACGAGGCGCGCTCCCATCGACATCGCGAACGTGAGACACAGTGTCAGGCCGTAGGCGTGGAACATCGGCAGCACGGCGTAGACGACGCACCCCTTGCCGCGCTGGATCGATGGGACCCAGGCCTGCGCCTGAGCCGCGTTGGCGAGCAGGTTGCGATGCGTGAGCGCCGCCCCCTTCGGTGTGCCCGTGGTGCCGGACGTGTACTGGATGATCGCCAGGTCGTCGGTGGACGGAGTGGGGTGGGATGCGGGAAGCGGATCAGTGGAGAGCAGCGCCTCCCACGGCACGGTTCCGCGCACCTTCTCGGTCAGGGCCGCACGCGACTCGCGCGCCTTGGCGACGGGAAGCCGCAGGGCGAATCGGGTGAGGAATGGCATCGACCGTGTGACATCCACCGAGATCAAGGTGTCGACGGCGAGATCAGAGGGGAACTCCTGGACCGTGGAAACGACCTTGTTCCAGACGATCGCATGCTTCGCGCCGTGGTCCTCGAACTGCTTGCGCAGCTCGCGCGGCGTGTACAGCGGATTGTGCTCGACGACGACCGCGCCCAGGCGCAGGACGGCGTAGAAGGCGACGATGTGCTGCGGGCAGTTCGGCAGCACGATCGCGACGGGATCGCCGGCGCGCACGCCGCGGTCGCGCAGGCCGGCGGCGGCGCGATCGATCGCCGACTGCAGCTCCGCGTACGTGGTCTCACGTCCGAAGAACTGCAACGCCGGTGCGTCGGGGTAGTCCCGAGCGGACGCGGCGACGATGTCGATGAGCGAACCGGAAACAGGGGCGAGGTCTTCCGGGACGCCGGCGGCGTAGCTGGCGACCCACGGGCGAGGAGGCTGGAACGTGCTCACCCGCTCAGCATAGGCCGCGTCCCGGGAGCGGCGGGCGAGCGGCGGCGGGCGTGACAACTAGACTTGGGCCGTGTCTGAAATCACCCCTGATCTTGTACGCCATCTCGGTGTGCTCGCGCGCATCCAGCTGAACGACGACGAGGTGTCGCGGCTCACGGGCCAGCTCGACGCCATCGTGGACAACATCGCGAAGGTGTCCGAGGTGGCAACCGACGACATCGTCGCGACGAGCCACCCGATTCCGCTGAGCAATGTCTTCCGTCCCGATGTGGTCGGCACGACGCTCACGCACGAGCAGGTGCTCCAGAACGCACCGGATGCCGCCGACGGCCGCTTCCGCGTCACGGCGATCTTGGGAGAAGAGCAGTGAGCGACATCATCCGACTGACCGCGGCAGAACTCGCCGCGAAGCTCGCGTCGCGCGAGGTGTCGAGCGTCGAGGCGACGCAGGCGCACCTCGACCGCATCGCCGCGGTGGACGGCGACGTCCACGCCTTCCTGCACATCAACGCCCATGCGCTCGACACGGCTGCGGCGATCGACGCTCAGCGCGCGGCGGGGGAGGACCTGGGTCCTCTCGCCGGCGTCCCCCTGGCGATCAAGGACGTCCTGGTCACGACCGATCAGCCCACCACCAGCGGCTCGCGCATCCTCGAGGGCTACCTCTCGCCGTATGACGCCACCGTGGTCGCCCGTTCCCGCGCCGCCGGCCTCGTGCCGCTGGGCAAGACCAACATGGACGAGTTCGCCATGGGGTCCTCCACGGAGCACTCGGCCTACGGTCCCACCCGCAACCCGTGGGACCTCGACCGCATCCCCGGCGGATCCGGTGGGGGCTCGGCCGCCGCCGTCGCCGCCTTCGAGGCGCCGATCGCGCTCGGCTCCGACACCGGCGGGTCCATCCGCCAGCCGGCCCACGTCACCGGAACGGTCGGCGTGAAGCCGACCTACGGCGGAGTCAGCCGCTACGGCGCCATCGCTCTGGCGTCGAGCCTGGACCAGGTCGGCCCGGTCTCCCGGACCGTCCTCGATGCCGGACTGCTGCACGATGTCATCGGAGGCCACGACCCGAAGGACTCCACCTCCCTCAGCGACCAGTGGCCGTCGTTCGCCGCCGCGGCGCGCGAAGGCGCACGCGGCGATGTGCTCAAGGGGCTGAAGGTCGGTGTCATCCGCGAGCTCCCCGACAGCGGCTTCCAGCCCGGAGTCGCCGAGTCGTTCCGCAGCGCGCTCGCGCTCATGGAGGCTCAGGGAGCGGAGATCGTCGAGATCGGCGCTCCGCACTTCGAGTACGGCGTCGCCGCCTACTACCTGATCCTCCCCGCCGAGGCATCGAGCAACCTTGCGAAGTTCGACTCGGTTCGCTTCGGCCTGCGCGTCACTCCGGACGGGAACCCCACGGTCGAGGACGTCATGTCCGCGACGCGCGATGCCGGATTCGGTGACGAGGTCAAGCGACGCATCATCCTCGGCACCTATGCGCTGTCCGCCGGATACTACGACGCGTACTACGGCAGCGCCCAGAAGGTCCGCACGCTGATCCAGCAGGACTTCGCCGCGGCCTTCGCCGACGTCGACGTGATCGCGACGCCGTCGGCTCCGACCACGGCGTTCAAGCTCGGTGAGAAGATCGACGACCCGCTGCAGATGTACCTGAACGACATCACGACAATTCCGGTGAACCTCGCCGGAGTGCCCGGCATCTCGATCCCCAGCGGTCTCGCCGCCGAGGACGGCCTGCCCGTCGGCATCCAGTTCATCGCCCCGGCGAGGGAGGACGCCCGTCTGTACCGCGTCGGCGCCGCGCTCGAAGCGGTGCTCCTCGACTCCTGGGGTGCGCCGCTCCTCACGCGTGCACCGCGGTTGAGCGAACGCAGCGAGACGAACCACGCAGGAGGGAACCGCTGATGGCCACCGCCAAGCTCATGGACTTCGACAAGGCGCTCGAGCTGTTCGAGCCGGTTCTCGGATTCGAGGTGCACGTCGAGCTGAACACCAACACCAAGATGTTCTCCGACGCCCCGAACCCGGCGAACGAGGCCTTCCACTCCGCCGCGCCGAACACGCTCATCGCGCCCGTGGACCTCGGCCTGCCCGGCTCGCTGCCGGTCGTGAACGAGACCGCGATCCGCTCGTCGATCAGTCTGGGTCTCGCCCTCGGCTGCTCGATCGCCGATTCGAGCCGGTTCGCGCGGAAGAACTACTTCTACCCCGACCTGGGCAAGAACTACCAGATCTCGCAGTACGACGAGCCGATCGCGTTCGAGGGCTCTGTCGAGGTCGAGCTCGAGGACGGCACTCTCGTGACGATCCCGATCGAGCGGGCGCACATGGAGGAGGACGCCGGCAAGCTCACCCACATGGGTGGTGCGACCGGCCGCATCCAGGGTGCGGAGTACTCGCTCGTCGACTACAACCGCGCGGGCGTTCCTCTCGTGGAGATCGTGACCAAGGTGATCTTCGGGGCAGAGCACCGTGCTCCCGAGGTCGCGAAGGCCTACGTCTCGACGATCCGCGACATCGTGCGCAGCCTCGGCATCTCCGAGGCACGCCTCGAGCGCGGCAACCTCCGCTGTGATGCCAACGTCTCGCTGCGCCCGCGCGGCACCGAGAAGCTGGGCACGCGCACCGAGACGAAGAACGTCAACTCGATGCGTTCGGTCGAGCGCGCTGTGCGGTACGAGATCCAGCGGCAGGCGCAGATCCTCGCCGACGGCGGCACGATCACTCAGGAGACGCGTCACTGGCACGAGGACACCGGCACGACCTCGCCCGGTCGTCCGAAGTCCGACGCCGACGACTACCGTTACTTCCCCGAGCCCGATCTGCTGCCCGTCCAGCCGGCGCCGGAGCTGATCGAGGAGCTGCGGGCTGCATTGCCCGAGCAGCCCGTCGCGCGCCGCCGCCGTCTGAAGGCGGACTGGGGCTTCACCGACCTGGAGTTCCAGGACGTCCGTAACGGCGGCCTGATCGATGAGGTCGAGGCGACGATCGCCGCCGGGGCCACTCCCGCGACAGCTCGCAAGTGGTGGACGGGCGAGATCAGCCGCTTGGCGAACGCGCACGAGAAGGACGCCGCCGCCCTGATCAGCCCGCAGAACGTGGCTGCGCTGCAGCTGCTCGTCGATGCGGGAACCCTGACGGACAAGCTCGCACGCCAGGTGCTCGAAGGTGTCATCGCCGGAGAGGGCACGCCGCAGGAGGTCGTCGACGCCCGCGGACTCGCTGTGGTGTCGGATGACGGTGCGCTCATCGCCGCGATCGATGAGGCTCTCGCCGCTCAGCCCGACGTGCTCGCGAAGATCCAGGACGGTAAGGTCCAGGCGGCCGGCGCCGTGATCGGTGCCGTGATGAAGGCCATGAAGGGCCAGGCCGACGCCGCTCGGGTGCGCGAACTGGTTCTCGAGCGCGCAGCGCAGTAACCCTCGACCTTGGGCCTCCATGTCGGAGGCCCTAGGGAGAATGGTCATATGGGACACGGCGATGGTAGAGGGCGGACCGTCTCGCCCGCGGATGCCGATGACTCCGGCACCCGTATCCTCCACGTCGACATGGACGCGTTCTATGCAGCGGTCGAGGTGCTCGACGATCCCCGCCTGCGGGGGCTGCCGCTGATCATCGGCGCCCCGGACGGACGATCCGTCGTGTCCAGCGCGTCCTATGAGGCCCGACGCTACGGAGTACGCGCAGCGATGCCGGTCGCCCAGGCTATGCGGCTGTGCCCGACAGCGCGCATCGTGATGCCGCATTTCCACCGCTATCAAGAGGTCTCGCGCCAGGTGATGGCGATCTTCGAGTCGTTCACGCCCCTGGTCGAGCCGCTCTCTGTCGATGAGGCCTTCCTCGATGTCCAGGGCGTCCGGCGGCTCTGGGGGAGCCCTGCCCAGATCGCCGCGCTGATCCGCGAGCGCGTGAGTGCGGAGGTCGGGATCACCTGCAGCGTCGGTGTGGCCGCCACCAAGCATGTGGCGAAGATGGCGTCCACCGTGGCGAAGCCCGATGGCATGTTGGTCGTATCCGCCGCCGACACTCTCGATTTCCTCTCGCCACGTCCGGTCCGTGCGATGTGGGGGGTGGGCCCGAAGGCTGCAGAAGCCCTCGAGGCGCGCGGCATCAGGACCATCCAGGACATCCGCGACGCGCCGCACGAGATGCTCGACCGCGCGGTCGGAACGGCGCTGAGCGCGCGGCTCGCCCAGCTCGCCAGAGGACAGGACGCCCGGATCATCGAGACCGATCGCGTCGAGAAGAGCGTCGGGCATGAGGAGACCTTCGACGACGACGTCACCGACAGGGTCTTCCTCCGCGGGGAGCTGCTGCGGCTCGCGGATCGGGTCGCCGCCAGACTTCGTCGTGCCGGGTGGGAAGCGGGCACGGTGTCGATCAAGGTGCGCTTCGATGACTTCCGCACCCTCAGCCGCTCGCAGACGCTGACCGAGCCGACGGCGGTGGGGCAGCGTATCGGCGAATCGGCGAATACGCTGTTCGAGCAGATCGAGCGGCGCGACCCGATCCGTCTCGTCGGAGTCCGTGCCGAGAAACTCCGCCCTGCCGGGGGAGGCGGGCTCGGCCTGTGGGACGACGATGAGGACTGGCGCCGTGTAGAGGGGGCTGTCGACGACGCGGTCGCGCGTTTCGGGACTGCCACGATCACGCGGGCTCGCCACCTGGGGCGCGACGACGGGCGCGGCGCAGTACAGCATCCGAAGGCGCATGGTCTCGACTGACCCCGCGCTCACGCGTTCTGTCGAGTACCGTGGGATCATGCCGAACATCGCACTGGAACTCGGAAAGCAAGCTGCAACCTTCGGCGTGAAGAGCGCCTACGGCGAACCGCAGGACGTCGACGGCGTCAGCATCACCCCAGTCGCCTTCACGTACTCGGGCTTCGGGGGCGGCAGCGGTGATGGCGCAGAAGGCGGCGGTGGGGGCGGCGTGTCCGTTCCCGTGGGCGTCTACGTGCGCCGCGAGGAGGGACTCCGGTTCGAGCCGAACATCGTGACGCTTCTCGTCGTGGCTGTACCGTTCGTCTGGGTCGCCGGTCGCGCATTCAGCCGAATCATCCGTGCCCTCAAGAAGTGACGATCCCGTCGCGGCCGCACTCGAGCGTGCCGCGACACTGATCGCGCAGGACATCCGCGCTCTCGCGGCAGCGAACCCCGTCGTACTCATCGACGGGCGAAGCGGTGCGGGCAAGTCATCGTTGGCGACCAGGGTGGCGAGGCAGTGGCCGCTGACCGAGCGTGTGCAGGTCATCGCGCTCGACTCGCTGTATCCGGGATGGGACGGGCTCGACGCGGGAGTCGCGCACGTCCTGGACGGTGTGCTGCGTCCGCATGGACGCGGCTACCTCGGTACCTGGAACCGCTGGGACTGGGAGAGCGAAGCGACGGCAGAGAGCCATGCGGTCGACCCGGCGCTCGGGGTGATCATCGAGGGTAGCGGGGCGCTGACGCCGGCCACGGCCGCTCTCGCCGATGTGCGCGTGTGGGTGGATGCGGCGGATACGGTCAGGAAGGCGCGGGCGCTCGCACGTGATGGCGATACCTACCGGCCCCACTGGGATCGATGGGCTGCGCAGGAGTTGCGCCATGTGGAGCGCGACGACCCGCGTGCACACGCGACTCGAATCGTCGAGATCCCCTGACGATCGACCTGTTCAGTCGAACTCGTCCGCGGCGGTGATCACCGTCTCGAGGCGATACCCGAGCCAGTCGTAGATGCCGTAGCGGTCATCTTCCGGATCGTGATCGTCGTCGGACGTGATGCCCAGACGGGTGGCGATGACGAGGCGGAGCGCGGTGAGCGTGCGCATCCACGCGTCGATGTCCGTGGCGCGGATGACCACGTCGCGCGGTGCCAGCGCATCGGCCTCGGTGAGGTCATCCACTGCCTGGAAACCCTGGAGCGCGTTGTGCACGGTGTGCGCATCGAGGAGACGACGATCGAGCAGATCCTCGCGAGTGCTCGCCGTGAAGGAGTCCGATGCTTCCTCATCGTCCGGATAGGGGGTCGGCGTCAGTCGAATGATCGCCGGATCCTGCACGTCTCGGTCGGCTCCGACGAGCTCGGCGAGGTCGTCCACCAGCTGCGCCAGATGCACGCCCTCGAGGTAGGCGAGAGGGAGGATGATCGTCGCCGAGGTCATTGCGGTGCCTTTCGCACGGTTGCCCAGAGTCCGTAGTCGTGCATGGCCTGCGCGTGCACTTCCATGGTCTCCCGCGGGCCGGTGGCGACGATGGCGTGACCCTCATGATGCACGGCGAGCATCAGCGAGGTCGCGTGGTCTTTGCTGTATCCGAAGTAGGTCCGGAACACGCGCACCACGTAGCTCATGAGGTTGACCGGATCGTTCCAGACGACGACCTGCCACGGCTCGAGCGGAGCAGCGCTGAGGTCGGTGACCTCGTCGAGGTCGGGCGTCGCGACAGGGGTGATCATGCCCACCCCAACTCGTGGAGCTGTTCGTCATCGATGCCGTAGAAGTGGGCGATCTCGTGCACGAGAGTGGTGTGGATCTCGTCGCGGAGCTCGTCCTCGGAGTCGCACGCAGCCAGGTGCGGCTCGCGGAACACGATGATCCGGTCCGGGAGCTCGCCCATGCCGTACTGCGTCCGCTCTGTCAGCGCCAAGCCGTCGTAGAGTCCCAGGAGATCCAGGCTCCCGTCTTCCGGTCGGTCCTCGACGACGAAGACGACGTTCTCGAGCCCCTCCACCATGTCGTCAGGCAGACGGTCGAGTTCGTCGATCACGAGGGCCTCGAAAGCCACGGCATCCATCTCCATCACGTTCCAGCCTAGACGGATGCTCGCATCCGAGGTCGGCGAAGAGGTCAGTGCAGGAAGACCAGCAGCCCCGCGACCGCGATGAAGAGGGCGCCGAAGACGGTGTTGAGCGTGCGTTGACCGCGCGGTGACCGGGTGAGACGGCGGAAGGGGCGGGCAGCCGCCGCGAAGAAGCCCCACATGACCAGCACGTCCACCACGATGACGGTGGTGATCAGCGTGAGGTATTGGGGGAGCTGTGGCTGGTCCAGGCGGATGAACTGGGGGATGAAAGCCAGGAAGAACACGATGGCCTTCGGGTTCAGAAGATTCACCCAGAACCCTCGCCGGATCATGGACCAGTGGCTCTCACGCGAATCGACGACGGTGAGGTCGTCAGTCTCGGTCAGGTGGGGTTTCGACAGGATCAGGCGGATGCCGAGGAACACCAGATACGCCGCGCCCGCATAGCGGATGACGTTGAACAGCACCTCCGAGCGCGAGACGAGCAGCCCGACACCGGCAGCCACGATCACGACATGCACGATCAGGGCGAGCTGCTGCCCGATGATGCCCCAGATCGATCGCCGCCACCCCTGGCTGAGGGCGTTTGACATCGTGTTGATCGCGCCGGCACCCGGCGTGAAGCTGATCACCACGCAGGCGGTCAGCAGGGAGAACCAGACGGCGAGGGACACCTCGCAAGTCTATGGCTCAGCCCTGCCGCCGCCTGCGCGCCCACGGTCCGGCGTCGGCGCGCTACCGCCGCAGGTCCAGGCGCCGCAGCAGCTGAGCGTTCAGCGCGACGACGATCGTGGAGAGCGACATCAACACGGCGCCCACCGACATCGGGAGGACGAATCCGATGGGTGCCAGCACCCCCGCAGCGAGCGGTACCGACAGCAGGTTGTAGCCGGCGGCCCACCAGAGGTTCTGCCGCATCTTCCGGTAGCTCGCGCGGGAGAGCGCCATCACCGACAGCACGGCGCGCGGATCGTCGCTGGCCAGGATCACCCCGGCGGATGCGATCGCGACGTCGGTGCCTGCGCCGATCGCGAGTCCCACGTTCGCCTGAGCGAGAGCCGGAGCATCGTTCACTCCGTCGCCCACCATCGCGACGGTTCTTCCCTCCGACTGGAGTTCGCGGACCCGCGACGCCTTGTCCTCGGGCCGGACCCCGGCGAACACCCGCGTGATGCCGAGCTGAGCGGCAACGTGGTGAGCCACCGCTTCGGCATCGCCGGTGATCATCACGACCTCGATTCCGTCGCGGTGCAGGGCGTCGACGGCTTCGTGCGACTCATCACGAATCTCATCAGCGAGTCGCAGTGCGCCGGCGACCTGCTGATCGATCAGCACGTGGAGGATGATCGCTCCTTCGGCCCGCCAGGCGTCCGCGATGTTCAGCTCCGAAGCGCTGTGGGCCGTGAGGAGGTGCGGCCCACCCACCTCCACCTGTCGTCCGTCGACCCGTGCGCTCACGCCGACGGCCGGTGAGGAGGAGAAGTCCGTCGATGACGGGATCGTGACATCGCGGTCATGCGCGGCACGGACGATCGCCGTGGCCAGCGGGTGTTCCGAATCGCGTTCGGCCGCAGCGGCGAAGCCGATCAGCTCATCGGCGGTGAGCGTCCCGACGGTCTCGATCGCCGTCACCGCGGGCGCGCCCTTGGTCAGGGTTCCGGTCTTGTCGAACAGGACGGTGTCGACCGTGCGCATGCTCTCCAGGGCGAGACGATCCTTGACCAGGATTCCGGCCCGCGCCGCACGCTCCGTCGCGATGGACACGACCAGCGGGATCGCAAGGCCCAGCGCATGGGGGCAGGCGATCACCAGG
This window harbors:
- a CDS encoding long-chain-fatty-acid--CoA ligase: MSTFQPPRPWVASYAAGVPEDLAPVSGSLIDIVAASARDYPDAPALQFFGRETTYAELQSAIDRAAAGLRDRGVRAGDPVAIVLPNCPQHIVAFYAVLRLGAVVVEHNPLYTPRELRKQFEDHGAKHAIVWNKVVSTVQEFPSDLAVDTLISVDVTRSMPFLTRFALRLPVAKARESRAALTEKVRGTVPWEALLSTDPLPASHPTPSTDDLAIIQYTSGTTGTPKGAALTHRNLLANAAQAQAWVPSIQRGKGCVVYAVLPMFHAYGLTLCLTFAMSMGARLVLFPKFDPDLVLDVMKKHPATFLPLVPPIADRLLAAATQKGVSLAGVEVAISGAMALPHELVVPFEKATHGYLVEGYGLSECSPVLMANPVAANRVPGTVGLPLPGTECRVVDPENPSADVPAGSPGELVVRGPQVFSGYYGKPEETDAVFVDGWFRTGDIVTIDAAGFIRIVDRIKELIITGGFNVAPTEVENVLRQHPRVVDAAVVGLPSEHSGEEVVAAIVVDGTADLDVEAIRDFARTILTPYKVPRRIFVVDELPKSLIGKVLRRQVKEKLLALTTGA
- the gatC gene encoding Asp-tRNA(Asn)/Glu-tRNA(Gln) amidotransferase subunit GatC, producing the protein MSEITPDLVRHLGVLARIQLNDDEVSRLTGQLDAIVDNIAKVSEVATDDIVATSHPIPLSNVFRPDVVGTTLTHEQVLQNAPDAADGRFRVTAILGEEQ
- the gatA gene encoding Asp-tRNA(Asn)/Glu-tRNA(Gln) amidotransferase subunit GatA, whose amino-acid sequence is MSDIIRLTAAELAAKLASREVSSVEATQAHLDRIAAVDGDVHAFLHINAHALDTAAAIDAQRAAGEDLGPLAGVPLAIKDVLVTTDQPTTSGSRILEGYLSPYDATVVARSRAAGLVPLGKTNMDEFAMGSSTEHSAYGPTRNPWDLDRIPGGSGGGSAAAVAAFEAPIALGSDTGGSIRQPAHVTGTVGVKPTYGGVSRYGAIALASSLDQVGPVSRTVLDAGLLHDVIGGHDPKDSTSLSDQWPSFAAAAREGARGDVLKGLKVGVIRELPDSGFQPGVAESFRSALALMEAQGAEIVEIGAPHFEYGVAAYYLILPAEASSNLAKFDSVRFGLRVTPDGNPTVEDVMSATRDAGFGDEVKRRIILGTYALSAGYYDAYYGSAQKVRTLIQQDFAAAFADVDVIATPSAPTTAFKLGEKIDDPLQMYLNDITTIPVNLAGVPGISIPSGLAAEDGLPVGIQFIAPAREDARLYRVGAALEAVLLDSWGAPLLTRAPRLSERSETNHAGGNR
- the gatB gene encoding Asp-tRNA(Asn)/Glu-tRNA(Gln) amidotransferase subunit GatB; protein product: MATAKLMDFDKALELFEPVLGFEVHVELNTNTKMFSDAPNPANEAFHSAAPNTLIAPVDLGLPGSLPVVNETAIRSSISLGLALGCSIADSSRFARKNYFYPDLGKNYQISQYDEPIAFEGSVEVELEDGTLVTIPIERAHMEEDAGKLTHMGGATGRIQGAEYSLVDYNRAGVPLVEIVTKVIFGAEHRAPEVAKAYVSTIRDIVRSLGISEARLERGNLRCDANVSLRPRGTEKLGTRTETKNVNSMRSVERAVRYEIQRQAQILADGGTITQETRHWHEDTGTTSPGRPKSDADDYRYFPEPDLLPVQPAPELIEELRAALPEQPVARRRRLKADWGFTDLEFQDVRNGGLIDEVEATIAAGATPATARKWWTGEISRLANAHEKDAAALISPQNVAALQLLVDAGTLTDKLARQVLEGVIAGEGTPQEVVDARGLAVVSDDGALIAAIDEALAAQPDVLAKIQDGKVQAAGAVIGAVMKAMKGQADAARVRELVLERAAQ
- the dinB gene encoding DNA polymerase IV encodes the protein MGHGDGRGRTVSPADADDSGTRILHVDMDAFYAAVEVLDDPRLRGLPLIIGAPDGRSVVSSASYEARRYGVRAAMPVAQAMRLCPTARIVMPHFHRYQEVSRQVMAIFESFTPLVEPLSVDEAFLDVQGVRRLWGSPAQIAALIRERVSAEVGITCSVGVAATKHVAKMASTVAKPDGMLVVSAADTLDFLSPRPVRAMWGVGPKAAEALEARGIRTIQDIRDAPHEMLDRAVGTALSARLAQLARGQDARIIETDRVEKSVGHEETFDDDVTDRVFLRGELLRLADRVAARLRRAGWEAGTVSIKVRFDDFRTLSRSQTLTEPTAVGQRIGESANTLFEQIERRDPIRLVGVRAEKLRPAGGGGLGLWDDDEDWRRVEGAVDDAVARFGTATITRARHLGRDDGRGAVQHPKAHGLD
- a CDS encoding DUF2017 family protein, yielding MTSATIILPLAYLEGVHLAQLVDDLAELVGADRDVQDPAIIRLTPTPYPDDEEASDSFTASTREDLLDRRLLDAHTVHNALQGFQAVDDLTEADALAPRDVVIRATDIDAWMRTLTALRLVIATRLGITSDDDHDPEDDRYGIYDWLGYRLETVITAADEFD
- the clpS gene encoding ATP-dependent Clp protease adapter ClpS, with amino-acid sequence MITPVATPDLDEVTDLSAAPLEPWQVVVWNDPVNLMSYVVRVFRTYFGYSKDHATSLMLAVHHEGHAIVATGPRETMEVHAQAMHDYGLWATVRKAPQ
- a CDS encoding metallopeptidase family protein, with translation MEMDAVAFEALVIDELDRLPDDMVEGLENVVFVVEDRPEDGSLDLLGLYDGLALTERTQYGMGELPDRIIVFREPHLAACDSEDELRDEIHTTLVHEIAHFYGIDDEQLHELGWA
- a CDS encoding LysE family transporter produces the protein MSLAVWFSLLTACVVISFTPGAGAINTMSNALSQGWRRSIWGIIGQQLALIVHVVIVAAGVGLLVSRSEVLFNVIRYAGAAYLVFLGIRLILSKPHLTETDDLTVVDSRESHWSMIRRGFWVNLLNPKAIVFFLAFIPQFIRLDQPQLPQYLTLITTVIVVDVLVMWGFFAAAARPFRRLTRSPRGQRTLNTVFGALFIAVAGLLVFLH
- a CDS encoding heavy metal translocating P-type ATPase, whose product is MTQHQQPAPGSHATHGTHTEQQAHRDPTGRDQHDIDHQPTHHVTSDAHAGHAGHGDHGGHGGHAGHTDRFRRLFWIMLVIAAPVVATSPMFAMILGYQVPGWAQWVAPALGTVMYAWGGTPFLTGAVSEIRSRKPGMMLLIALAITVAFLASWGASLGLLHHELEFWWELALLIVIMLLGHWIEMRSLAQTTSALDSLAALLPDEAERVEGDRIVVVPPSVLDLGDVVVVRPGGRLPADGIVIEGSASVDESMITGESAPVRRDAGDRVIAGTVATDSGLRVEVRAIGGDTTLAGIRKLVADAQASSSRAQRIADRAAAWLFWFALGAAAITAIVWTLVGEPDEAVIRAITVLVIACPHALGLAIPLVVSIATERAARAGILVKDRLALESMRTVDTVLFDKTGTLTKGAPAVTAIETVGTLTADELIGFAAAAERDSEHPLATAIVRAAHDRDVTIPSSTDFSSSPAVGVSARVDGRQVEVGGPHLLTAHSASELNIADAWRAEGAIILHVLIDQQVAGALRLADEIRDESHEAVDALHRDGIEVVMITGDAEAVAHHVAAQLGITRVFAGVRPEDKASRVRELQSEGRTVAMVGDGVNDAPALAQANVGLAIGAGTDVAIASAGVILASDDPRAVLSVMALSRASYRKMRQNLWWAAGYNLLSVPLAAGVLAPIGFVLPMSVGAVLMSLSTIVVALNAQLLRRLDLRR